In Zingiber officinale cultivar Zhangliang chromosome 1A, Zo_v1.1, whole genome shotgun sequence, a genomic segment contains:
- the LOC122003447 gene encoding CLAVATA3/ESR (CLE)-related protein 10-like, with protein sequence MKLSSFPNSLALILILLTTALLLTPAARTRPSGPSVVHLHGRSSRRASRDAAFRPPHTPPPPERAEEMDPRYGVEKRLVPTGPNPLHN encoded by the coding sequence ATGAAGCTGTCTTCGTTCCCCAATTCCCTCGCTCTCATCCTCATCCTACTCACAACTGCCCTCCTCCTGACTCCGGCCGCACGGACTCGCCCTTCCGGACCGTCGGTCGTCCACCTCCACGGCCGCAGCAGCCGCCGCGCCTCCCGGGACGCCGCCTTCCGTCCTCCCCATACGCCACCGCCTCCGGAGCGGGCGGAGGAGATGGACCCCAGATACGGCGTCGAGAAGCGCCTCGTCCCCACCGGCCCAAACCCCCTCCACAACTAG